One window of Acropora palmata chromosome 1, jaAcrPala1.3, whole genome shotgun sequence genomic DNA carries:
- the LOC141889358 gene encoding uncharacterized protein LOC141889358: protein MFVILGVVLLFVSHVTSTSVLDAIKPHKNCRLNYNGSRPIALPVKTLSFFQEQVRAIMSQRGEFIDFGAAWVVDADFLTLNGDFNYFPPGKKGEKTPLLDPNMYVAPRPARKGQNYVVARESSIGDKPLVSIAREVRLVRVLDSYQKGKAMLVYSFFSPSEKNIFTICKMIKDVGLPTLMTYSYARKDVFNVSADLRRCGARLVHLPENVMMKNIPDPAMMGTPMPNIDYLVRGYNILYGNPISDPSTGTDPGIRIYPTFVTNYDSGMTTSDGKWAVPDGLFFLITVSCVIEFNSEESRSSSSYMNSLTNEVGTDSKFFGAYFKANVKVSSKNEELHEASYSYVKSQAVCSYYKGSIFPDLPPRLTPQILATMKKCSDNPTDDNFNNLVEYFGTHYIAQGVMGSKFGSESKLSTEKYEELQKNDINVGTAAGYEGMFSAGYQQETDSQREQREAFENARESKFSYTYGTQMPADGSANTWASQTSQTPMPINIELTSISELLTDTFKTDLDEKQIDYETLRPKLVEYLTRYCQQLVDENKAKDCMPPTEFATNGPGPTAWIDTDTDVFQDMLDEHFMALVYGSTDNQFTLEILKDKEKTFSQVIERGNYVMDVTACPGRKRFGVLHCNLVSWAYIQMYDVDDSGKATAGLQLKLQDFGVGPEDVSWNALSYSEEYKGFLLVKRAWPQNFELLKIKDLCFADAWGVKAEVFINADCQHCETQAALHLGGNLFAVSGLFPYQQRTLYVIEVLENNNYNKLQTIQASEGLYFSDLFKDDKNNLYVSMGQWAAYGDASISVYRWSPESKNLTYAVDLLTQKKLLDYPNVGSLSQMGNYIYFTESSSGKAFEYMMRYD from the exons ATGTTTGTCATACTGGGCGTTGTTCTTCTCTTTGTAAGTCACGTGACTTCAACCTCGGTCCTTGATGCTATAAAACCTCACAAGAACTGCAGACTCAACTACAATG gTTCTCGACCCATTGCACTTCCAGTCAAAACTCTCTCGTTCTTCCAAGAGCAAGTACGAGCCATCATGTCACAACGTGGAGAGTTCATCGACTTCGGTGCTGCTTGGGTAGTCGATGCTGATTTTCTAACCCTTAATGGCGATTTCAACTATTTTCCACCTgggaaaaaaggagaaaaaactCCATTGTTGGATCCAAATATGTACGTCGCCCCGAGACCTGCACGAAAAGGACAGAATTATGTCGTCGCTCGCGAGAGCTCCATTGGAGATAAACCCCTGGTTTCCATTGCCAGAGAAGTTCGGTTGGTTAGAGTATTGGATTCGTACCAAAAAGGCAAAGCAATGCTGGTTTACTCATTTTTCAGTCcatctgaaaaaaatatctttactATTTGTAAAATGATCAAGGACGTGGGATTACCTACCCTCATGACTTACTCTTATGCAAGGAAAGATGTTTTCAACGTCAGTGCTGACCTGAGACGATGTGGTGCACGCTTGGTTCACTTGCCAGAGAATGTCATGATGAAAAACATCCCCGACCCTGCAATGATGGGTACTCCAATGCCCAATATCGATTATCTTGTACGTGGATATAACATTCTTTATGGAAACCCTATATCAGACCCCTCAACTGGAACAGATCCTGGAATTAGGATTTACCCAACTTTCGTGACTAATTATGACAGTGGGATGACAACATCAGATGGAAAGTGGGCAGTTCCAGATGGTTTGTTCTTCCTGATCACCGTAAGCTGCGTTATTGAATTCAATTCTGAGGAATCCCGCAGCTCGTCTTCCTATATGAATTCACTTACGAATGAAGTAGGCACGGACAGTAAATTCTTTGGCGCGTACTTCAAGGCCAACGTTAAAGTTTCTAGCAAGAACGAAGAACTCCATGAAGCCAGCTATTCTTATGTAAAATCCCAGGCCGTTTGCAGCTATTACAAAGGTTCCATCTTTCCAGATCTGCCACCAAGACTCACCCCGCAAATTCTCGCcacaatgaaaaaatgcagCGACAATCCCACTGACGacaattttaacaatttgGTCGAATATTTTGGTACGCACTATATTGCCCAAGGGGTCATGGGATCGAAGTTTGGATCGGAAAGCAAATTATCAACAGAAAAATACGAggaattgcaaaaaaatgacatcaatGTTGGGACTGCAGCAGGTTACGAAGGAATGTTTTCAGCTGGCTATCAGCAAGAAACTGACTCACAAAGAGAACAAAGGGAAGCTTTTGAGAACGCCCGTGAATCGAAGTTTTCCTATACCTATGGAACCCAAATGCCTGCCGACGGAAGCGCCAACACATGGGCTTCTCAAACTTCTCAAACACCAATGCCAATCAACATCGAGCTTACATCCATTTCAGAGCTACTTACAGATACTTTTAAAACAGATCTTGACGAAAAACAAATTGACTATGAAACGCTGCGTCCAAAACTAGTGGAATACTTAACAAGATACTGCCAACAACTTGTCGATGAGAATAAAGCCAAGGACTGTATGCCACCAACAG AGTTCGCTACAAATGGTCCAGGACCAACAGCATGGATCGACACAGACACCGACGTATTTCAGGATATGCTCGATGAGCATTTCATGGCGCTGGTATATGGCTCAACAGATAACCAGTTTACTCTTGAAATTCTAAAGGACAAGGAAAAAACATTCAG CCAAGTTATCGAGAGGGGAAACTATGTCATGGATGTAACCGCCTGCCCGGGACGCAAACGTTTTGGAGTTCTTCACTGTAACCTGGTCAGCTGGGCGTACATTCAAATGTACGATGTTGATGACTCTGGCAAAGCCACTGCAGGACTGCAGCTGAAACTACAAGACTTCGGTGTTGGCCCCGAAGATGTTTCCTGGAACGCTCTGTCATACTCTGAAGAGTACAAAGGCTTCTTGCTTGTCAAGAGAGCATGGCCACAAAACTTTGAGCTTCTCAAGATTAAAGACCTTTGCTTCGCAGATGCCTGGGGAGTTAAGGCTGAAGTTTTCATTAATGCCGACTGTCAACACTGTGAAACACAGGCCGCACTTCACTTGGGAGGAAATCTCTTTGCCGTTTCCGGATTGTTCCCATATCAACAGAGAACACTTTATGTCATCGAGGTCCTCGAAAATAACAACTACAACAAACTGCAAACCATCCAAGCCAGCGAAGGTCTCTATTTCAGCGATCTCTTCAaagatgacaaaaataatCTGTATGTAAGCATGGGCCAATGGGCGGCTTATGGAGACGCCAGTATCTCGGTCTACCGCTGGAGTCCAGAAAGCAAAAACCTGACATATGCTGTAGATCTGCTGACACAGAAGAAACTGTTGGATTACCCCAACGTTGGCTCTCTCTCCCAGATGGGCAACTACATCTACTTTACCGAGAGTAGTTCTGGCAAGGCCTTTGAGTACATGATGAGGTACGACTAG